DNA sequence from the Nitrospirota bacterium genome:
AGCGAGATGGCAGGATTTGGTTTTACTGCGCGCGTCCAACGAGGGCCTTCTGAGGCCGCGCGTTGCGCGAGCACGAAACCAAGTCCTGCCGTCTCGCCATCTCACTGCAACTCGTACCGATATTCTTCAACGATCGTATTTGCCAGCAGCTTCTCACACATGGCCTTAACCTGTGCGTCCGCTTTCGCCTTGTCCGTTTCGATCACGTCCAGTTCCATATACTTCCCGACCCGCACATTGCCCGCATTCTTGAACCCCAGTGAATCAAGCGCATGCTCAATCGCCTTCCCTTGCGGGTCCAAGATGCCCTGCTTCAACGTCACATGAATTCTTGCCTTCACCACACCCTCCTTAGCTCTTCTCACACCCCTCGACAAAGGGCGGCACGAACGCTCTCATCCAGACGCATCGAACGGCCGTCACCCTTCTAAATGATCACTCTAAGCTCGCTCGTTACTGCTCAGGGATGGGGGCTGATTGATCTTCCACTGCGCGCGTCCAACGAGGGCCTTCAGAGGCCGCGCGTTGCGCGAGCACAGAAGATCATCAGCCTCCATCCCCTCTTCCTTTCACTGTTGATCTCCCTGCTCCGATGCTTTGGTCTGTCTATCCACATACCTTCTGATCCAGAAAATCCCAGCGATCGTCCCGAACCCGGCCACGATGACCGCCAAGAGCGGCCAGCGCCAGGGTGAGTCCCCCATCCGATAGGTCAATATACCGACCACCGACATGACCGCCAAAATGGAGGCCACCAACCCATACAGCATGAACAACCGCCGAAACCCCTTCACGACTCTCTCCCTACCCTTCCTTTACCAAAGGATTTGGTGCAGCCTTCGCAGGGGATGGTGGGGTTGTCCTCGACTGCGCGACCTTCTCACCCGCCCACCCTGGACGCGCCAAGACACGTCCTTTCCCCCTGCGAGGGCCTCCCTCATCTGCTACGCGCTCGCATCCTCACGCAAGAGAGTGGCCAACTGCTTCCCTCTCTATCCTTCTGAGGCCGCGCGTTGCGCGAGCAAGGAGGACCGCCCCCACGTCTCCCTCTTCCACACTCTCCCCAAAGGATTGGGAGATCCTTGAGGGGGCGGAGGGGTTGGCTTCCACTGCGCGCATCGAACGAGCACAGCTTTACCGTGCGCGTTCTGCGAGCAAAGAAGCCACCCCTCCGCTCCCTCTATCCGTTCCGTCCCCTCATCCACAGACTCTCTTCAGCACCTCCCGATACGCCTCTTCAATCTTCCCCAAATCCTTCCGAAACCGATCCTTATCCATCGACTCCTTCGTCGTCTGGTCCCAAAAACGGCAGGTATCCGGCGAAATCTCATCGGCCAGGATGAGCCGGCCGTGGTGCAGCCCGAATTCCAATTTAAAATCGACGAGGATCATCTGCCGTTCTTGGAAGAATGGACGAAGAATCGCGTTGATTTGTAGCGCAAGTCGCTTGATTTCCACCAGTTGCTCCGGCGTCGCCAGCTTGAGCAGGCGAATATGTTCATCAGCGATGAGCGGATCGCCCAGCCCATCGTTCTTGTAGTACCACTCCACGATAGCCGGCTCGATGGGATCACCCTCCTTCAACCCCAGTCGCTTCGCCAAGCTGCCTGCGACGATATTGCGGACCACGACTTCCACCGGCACGATCGTCACCTTCTTCGTGAGCAATTCCCGGTCACTCAGGCGCTCGACAAAATGCGTCGCCATGCCGGCCTGCTCCAACAACCGGAAGAGCCGTTCAGAGACCTTGTTATTGACCACGCCTTTGTCGACGATAGTCCCGCGCTTCTGAGCGTTGAAGGCCGTCGCATCGTCCTTGAAATACTGGACGACCTGATCGGGATTGTCGGTTGCAAAAAGCTTCTTGGCTTTACCTTCGTAAAGAAGCGTGCGCGTTGTCATAATCGTTCCTTCAACTGCATTACTGAACACTTCTGCTGCAATCGCCTATCTGCTGCGTGACACGTCGTTCGTGAAGCGTGAAGCGTTTTTCGTTCCGGATTCAGAGGTCTCACTCCCAGGAGACGTTTCAGGCATCTTTCGCATCTCCTCTGGCGCTTCACGAGGAACGCGGGCTATTTACTGCGCCAACACTTCGATAATTTCATCCAACGATCTGACCGTCCCCAGCAAGGTCGGATGACCGAACCGCCGGTTATACTGGAACTCTTTCACCTTCTCTAACGCCAACACCAAGCTGTGGAAATCCTCCAACTTAGACGTTTCGAAATAGGTAATGAAATCTAGATCGTCGAGTCCGCTGGAGTAATAGAGTTTCCGCTTCACTGTCTTGATGTAGGGCACCGTAACTTCCGTATGCTCCTTCATCATCGCCGCGCGCTTGTCCTGATCCAGCCCCCACCATTCTGCGTTCTTCCGGATCGGAATCACGATGACGTAGGGCTGGGGGCCCGGCTCACTGGGAGTCTTCAGTTCGTTCTTGAGACTCTCCGGCATGCCCGGCACATAGTTGGCCTTCTTCGTCAGACCGGAAAAGATCGTGCTATCGGTCAGGTGTTTGCCGAAGACACTACTCTGGAGATCCAGGAGAAATTGTTGGGTCTCGCGCAGCTCGGTCGCGTGGACGCGAAACAGCACATCGGCGCGATCGGAGAGTCCACGGAGAAGATAGACATCGATCGCCACTTTTTCTCGATGCTGCTCGACCACTCCCTTCAACGTCAGCAATTGCGTGATACGCGTTGTCTGACCCTGTTTGGCCCAATCCGCATCGAGTCGGAACGCGGCAAAGGTGCCATAGACACCCGGTTCACTCAGAAGCTTGTCGCGATCAGCCGCCCCAACGGACGGCACCATCACCACACCTACCAACATCAGCATAGCCAAGCGCATGAACATGGACGGCCTCATGGCTTCCCTCCTTTCCCAGGTTTACGTGCGCCCGATCCAAATACCCGCTGGAAAATCTTGTCAAGATGGCGCAGGTAATACTTCGGATCGAAACAGGAACGAATGTCCGTTTCCGTGAGATGCTTCGTCACAAATGGATCCCGTCCGACTAATTCCTGCAGTGCCCCGGCCCCTTTCCAGGAAGCCATGGCATTGCGCTGAACAGCCTCATAAGACTCCTTGCGTTGTGCCCCCTTCTCAATGAGCCGCAGCAGCAGTCGCTGCGAGTAGACCAGTCCCCCGGTGAGGTCGAGATTGCGCTTCATATTCGCCGGGTAGACCACCAGATGCTTGATGACATCGGTCATCCGCGCCAGCATATAATCGATCAGAATGGTGCTATCTGGCATGATCACTCGCTCGACGGAGGAATGGCTGATGTCGCGCTCATGCCACAGGGCGACGTTCTCCATCGCCGCGAAACTATTGCCTCTCACGACCCGGGCCAACCCACAAAGATTTTCCGAAGCGATCGGGTTCCGCTTGTGCGGCATGGCAGAAGATCCCTTCTGCCCCTCGGAAAAATACTCTTCCGCTTCGAGCACCTCGGTCCGTTGCAAGTGACGAATTTCGGTTGCGAACTTTTCGATGCTGGCAGCCAGCAACGCCAAGGCCGAGGCATAGGATGCATGCCGATCGCGCTGCACGATTTGATTGGAGACAGGGTCCGGTGTCAGCCCCAGCTTGGCGCAGACGTACGCTTCTATCTCAGGCCCTTGATGCGCAAATGTGCCCATCGCACCGGAGAGTTTTCCGACCGCAATCTCTCTCCGCACATACGTCAACCTCTCCCGGTGCCGGCAGGCTTCTTCGTACCAGATGGCGAGTTTGAGGCCGAACGAGATCGGTTCGCCGTGGATGCCGTGGGAGCGGCCAACCATGACCTGTCTCTTGTACTTCAGCGCCTGCCGCTTCAGAACGGCGATCAGCCCTTCAAGATCGTCGAGAATGAGGTCGAGCGCCTCGGTCATCTGCACGGCTAAGGCTGTGTCTACAATATCCGACGAGGTCAGCCCCATATGAAGGAACCGATGCTCAGGGCCGACCGATTCCACCAGGGATTCGAGGAAGGCAATCACGTCGTGCTTCGTGACCTTCTCAATCCTGGCGATCCGCTTCACATCGATCGTGGCTTTCTTCCCGATACGGGCTGCGGTGCCGCGCGGGACCTGTCCTGCTCGTTCAAATGCCGCACAGGCGGCCAGCTCGACATCGAGCCAAATCTCGTACTTGTGTTTCAGGTCCCAGATGGCTTTCATCTGGGGACGAGTGTATCGGTCAATCATCTCTTCTCGTCGCCCTTCACGCCTGACGCCTCACGTCTTTTCGCGGTCAGCGTCGATTCCTTGGTTAAGACCTGATCCAGGAGACCGTTCACGAATTTCGAGGCTTCGTCGTCGCCGAAACTTTTCGCCAATTCGATGGCTTCGTTCACCGTCACTTTCGCCGGCACATCTTCCATCCACAGCAGCTCATAGAGACCAGATCGCAGGATATTGCGGTCTACGATCGGCATGCGACTCACTTTCCAATTGGTCGCGTATTTTCCGATGAGGCCATCCAACTCTTTCCTCTTGCTCAGCACCCCTGCCACGAGTCGTTCGGCAAAGGCCTTCACCTCATCCGTTGACTTGTTCTCCTTCCAGAAGACATCCAGCCATAAACCCGGCTTGCCGTGAATATCATACTGAAACAGAATTTGGAGCGCCCGCTCCCTGGCTTGATGGCGGCTACCCACAGAAGCCTCGGTGATGAGCTGACAAGAAACCAGGCCGACAAGCAGGCATTATCGCTTCCTCCTGGCGTTCTTCACCCCTGTCGGGCTGTCACTTGCCGCCTTGTTGCCCTTGTTGCCCTTGATCCCCTCCATCACCCTCGCCATTTCGATTGCGGACTTGGCTGCGTCTCCACCACGATTAAACCTCGTCGGCTCTGCCCGCTCGATCGCCTGCTCCATAGTATGCGTCGTCAACACACCAAAGATGATCGGCACATCGGCATCCAACGCCGCCTGCCCGATCCCCCGGCTCACTTCCGCGCTGATATAGTCGAAATGCGGCGTGTCTCCCCGAATGACTGCACCCAAACAAATCACCGCATGAAACCGGCCGGACTTGGCCATCGTTCGAGCGACAAGGGGAATCTCGAATGCCCCCGGCACCCGCACCACCTCGATATCCTCAGCCTTGACCTTCTGCTTCGTCAATTCCTCAACGCAGGAACTCAGTAGCTTGCTCGTCACGGACCTATTGAACTTTGCAACGACAATCCCAACCCGCAACCCCGTCGCATCATGAGAACCCTTCCGCAATTTCATCCCTCTTTACTACTTCCTTCCCCCTTGGCACATCAATACGTAATCGGGTGGTTGGGTTGGGCTCACTGCGCGCGTCCAACGAGGGCCTTCTGAGGCCGCGCGTTGCGCGAGCAAGAGACCGACCCAACCGTCCCTTCTCACACCTTTTTCAGAATGTGCCCCATCTTCTTCTTTTTCGTTCGTAAGTACTTCACATTCGCCGCACGCGGCTGAATTTCAATCGGCACACGCTCGACCACTTGCAGCCCATAGCCTTCGATTCCGACAATCTTGCGTGGATTATTCGTGATGAGCTTGATCTGGTGGAGCCCGAGATTGACGAGAATCTGCGCCCCTACGCCGTAATCCCGCAGATCAGCTTTAAATCCCAGCTTCAGATTGGCCTCCACGGTATCGCTCCCCTGGTCTTGCAGCCCATAGGCTTTGATCTTATTGAGCAGGCCGATGCCGCGCCCTTCTTGATTGAGATAGAGCAGGACCCCACGCCCTTCCTTTTGAATCACCTCCATCGCCCTATGGAGCTGGTCGCGGCAGTCACAGCGCAGGGATCCCAGCGCATCGGCCGTCAAGCAGCCGGAATGCACCCGAACAAGCGTTGGCCCCCCGCTATCGACCTGCCCCTTCACCAAGGCAATGTGCGTAATACCGTCGATTTCGCTCTCAAACGCCACGGCTTCGAACTCGCCGAACATTGTCGGCAGCCTCGCGCTGGCCATCCGCCGCACATAGGTCTCCCGCTGCATGCGGTATTCGATGAGTGCCTTGATCGTGACCATCTTCAGTTTGTGGGCTTTGGCAAATCTGGCCAGTTCCGGCACACGAGCCATGGTGCCGTCCTCATTCATGATCTCGCAGATCACACCGGCGGGAGAAAGCCCTGCCAACCGCGCCAGATCGACAGACCCTTCCGTTTGTCCCGCACGCTTCAAGACCCCTCCCTGCTGCGCCTTGAGAGGGAAAATATGGCCAGGCCGCGCCAGATCGCCGGGCTTGGACTTCGGATCAATCGCCACATGGATCGTCGTGGCTCGATCCGCCGCAGAGATCCCGGTTGTAATGTCGTGCCGCGCATCGATGGACACGGTGAAAGCCGTGCCAAAAGTCGCCGTGTTCTCCACCGCCTGTTGCGGGAGGTGGAGTTCTTCCACCCGTTGAGGCGTCAGGGCAAGACAGATCAACCCACGGGCGTATCGGGCCATGAAATTGATGGCCTGGGGCGTCACATGGTGGGCCGCCATGACAAGGTCCCCTTCATTCTCCCGATCTTCGTCATCGACGAGAATGATGAACTTCCCCTTCTTGATGTCCTTGATGGCCTCTTCGATACTGTGAAAAGGAGTCGGCATAGTTTCCTGTCGTGAATGTCTGATCGTCTCTCTTCGAAAGATGACCAATTTATCATTTAACATTGAGTATTTGACATCCCTTTTTCACGTGTCACGGTCACCGGGGAAAATAGCCTGCCACCTCCATAGGAAATGCGGGAGAAAGGGATTATTTCGGACAGACTCCGACACCTTCTTATGATAATCTCGACCCTCATGAGTCCACGCGACCAGGACCTCGACAAAGAACCGATCGAACCGGAGATCATAGATCCCTCCGAAGAGGAGATCACTGAGATCAGTTCGCCTCCCGAGTCGTTTCACCCTGCAGCGGCGGAAGAGCATCACGCCACCGACTCCACAGCCGTGGTGCCAGTTACAGCTCTCCAGCAATATCTCGCCGAAGTCCGACGCCATCCCTACCTGTCCAAAGAAGAAGAGCTGGCCCTCTTCCATGAATATCGGATCCACGGAAACCGCGATGCCGCCGTGAAGCTCATCATGGCCAACCTTCGCGTATCCATTTCCATCGCCGCCGAGTACCTTCACACCGGCGTCGACCATATGGACCTCATTCAAGAGGGCAATGTCGGATTGATGCATGCCATCAAAAAGTTCGACCCGTCGAAGAACGTGCGTTTTTACGCCTATGCTGCCTGGTGGTCGCGAGCCTATATCCTTCGCTATTTACTGAACAACTATCGGCTGGTCAAGATCGGAACGACTCAGGATCAAAGGAAACTGTTCTACAACCTGAAAAAAGAGAAGGCCAAGCTGGAGCGGGAAGGGTTCGCCCCGGACACGAAATTGCTCGCAGACCGCTTGAACGTCCGAGAACGGGACGTCATCGAGATGGGGCAGCGGCTGGGCAATTGGGAACTCTCGCTGGATCAGCCAATCGGCGAGGACCAGGAAGGCAGCCTGTTGGATGTGCTCCCCTCCCAGCAGACTCCGGCAGACGAGCAACTCGCGCAGACCCAATTACAGACACTCTTCCGCACCAAGCTCGCCGAATTCGCCAAGACGCTCGATGAGCGGGATGAAGACATATTACGGAACCGGATTCTCTCAGAAACCCCTCTCACCCTGGACGACCTCGGCGCGAAATACTCCATCACGAAAGAACGGACCAGGCAACTGGAAGCCCGCATCATCAAGCGCTTGCGCGACTACATTAAGAAAGACATCAAAGATTTCGACCACTTGTGAATTTAATTTCGTCTAGTCCCCCGTTGAAATAAATGTCTGGTATCCCCATGCTTCAATCGGGTATGGTTCCCTCTGTCCCTGTCAGACGAGTGGGGAAAAATTTCCCCGTTTTTCCCCCTTGACTTGGACGAACACGAGGCTATCTATGCCTCCGTGTTCAGCGGATCAGGACTTCTGCTCGTTCTGGAGTACCACGATTACGCCATCGAGTTCGAACCTGTTCTATATCGTTCATATTCACTTGTTTAACATCACGAGGAGGGTGTTGCTATGAGCACTGCGGCCAAGGAGAAGACAGAGAAGAAGCACGTCGCCAAGGGGTTCCAGCCTCTGGGTGACCGGGTATTCGTCACCTACACCGAAGAATTGGATCGAACCGCCGGCGGGATCTATGTGCCGGACAGCGCGAAGGAGAAGCCGCAACGAGGCATCGTCCAGGCGATCGGCAAGAAGGTGGAGCATGTGAAAGTCGGCGATCAAGTCCTGTTCGACAAATATTCCGGCAGCAAGCTCCGGATCGAAGACGAGGAATGTTTGATCCTCAAGGAAGAAGACATCCTGGGCGTCTTCGCCAGCTAATCATCAAACCTATACACACTACGACGACCATAAAGGGGGAATGACCATGGCAAAGCAACTACTGTACGGTGACGCAGCGCGCGCGTCCATCCTCAAGGGGGTGAACCAGCTCGCCGACGCTGTGAAGGCAACACTCGGTCCCAAGGGCCGCAACGCAATTCTCGACAAGAAGTTCGGCGCCCCGACGATCACCAAAGATGGCGTGACCGTGGCCAAAGAAGTCGAGCTCAAGAATCCGTATGAGAACATGGGCGCCCAGCTCGTGCGCGAAGTGGCCAGCAAGACCAGCGATACGGCCGGCGATGGCACCACGACCGCGACCGTGCTCGCACAGGCCATCTATCGCGAAGGCGCAAAGAACATCACTGCCGGCGCGAACCCGATGGAGATCCAGCGCGGCATCAACAAAGCCGTCGAGGTAGTAATCAGTGAACTCAAGAAGCTGAGTAAGCCCTGCCAGAACAAGACCGAAATCTCCCAGGTCGGAACTATTTCAGCCAACAACGATAAGACCATCGGTGATCTCATCGCGGAAGCGATGGAAAAGGTCGGCAAAGACGGCGTGATCACGGTCGAGGAAGCCAAGTCCATGACCACATCATTGGACGTGGTCGAAGGAATGCAGTTCGACCGCGGCTATATCTCCCCCTACTTCGTCACCAATGCCGAGCGGATGGAAGCAGCCTTGGAGGACCCCCTCATTCTCATTTCGGAAAAGAAGATCAGCAGCATGAAGGACTTGCTGCCGGTCCTCGAACAGGTCGCGAAGATGGGCAAGCCGCTCGTGATCCTCGCGGAAGATGTGGAAGGTGAAGCCCTGGCGACGCTGGTGGTGAACAAGCTCCGCGGCACGCTCAATGTAACGGCCATCAAGGCCCCTGGATTCGGCGATCGCCGCAAGGCCATGCTGGAGGATATTTCGATCCTCACAGGCGGCCAGGTGATCTCGGAAGATATCGGCATCAAGCTGGAAAACGTGAAGCTCACGGACCTCGGGCGCGCCAAGCGCGTCACGGTGGACAAGGACAACACCACGATTGTGGAAGGCTATGGAGATCCGAAGAAGATCGAAGGCCGCGTGAAGCAGATCAAGGCCCAGATCGACGAGACCACCTCAGACTACGATCGGGAGAAGCTCCAGGAGCGGCTCGCGAAACTCGTCGGCGGTGTAGCCGTCATCAACGTCGGCGCCGCGACCGAAACTGAAATGAAGGAAAAGAAGGCGCGCGTCGAAGACGCCTTGCATGCCACCAAGGCAGCCGTCGAAGAAGGAATCGTCCCCGGCGGTGGAACGGCGTATCTCCGTTGCCTCGGGGCATTGGATTCGCTCAAGCTGGAGGCGGAGCAGCAGGTGGGTGTCAATATCATCCGCCGGGCGCTCGAAGAGCCGATCCGTCAGATCGCGGTGAATGCAGGGATGGAGGGTTCGGTCATCGTCGAGAAAGTGCGCAATGACAAGAATTCCAACGGCGGGTACAACGCCGCGACCGAGGAATATGTGGACATGATCAAGGCCGGTATCATCGACCCCACCAAGGTGTCGCGTTGCGCGTTGCAGAACGCCGCGAGCGTGGCGGGATTGATGCTCACGACCGAGGTGATGATCACCGAGCTGCCGGAAGAGAAGAAAGAGCCGGCCGGCGGTGGTGGACATAACCACGGGATGGAAGGGATGTACTAAGCGGCCCACAGCAACAGGCTGAAGGCTGACGGGTATCGGAAGGGCCCGGTGGGAGACCGCCGGGCCCTTTGTGTTTACGGGCTTCTCCGTGAGTTAGAATGAGTGCCTCCTGGGATGTGGCCGAGGACTCCCGTGATCGTGGAAGTCGAATCAAACGATAATTGCGAGGCGAGTGTGTTCGCGCGTTTCAAGGAGGTCGGCCCTGCCAGACCGGTCGCACAAGTCAAGCTCTATGACCGGAACCCCTCCGGGGAATGGTACTGGATCACCGGCTGGAGCGACGACACACAGGCGCCCGCCTGCCAAGCCTATGCGCAGCTGGTTGAAGATTCTGGCGCGGGGCTGACGCATCTAGTCTATGGAGGACTCTACGGCCTGCGATTCAAGCCGATCACTATCGAGGAAGCCTGGAATCTCGACAGTCCTCGTCAATGGGGAGAAGCGTACCTGTCACTGTCCAGTGACCGTGATCTACGGTTTGCCGAGTAGGGGCACGCTTGGTCTTCTGTGCTCGCGCAACGCGCGGCCACCGAACGATGCGAGGGAACAGGCAGAATGTTCTTCTTGCTCGCAGAGCCCCCACGTTGAAACAGTGGTCGCTCGATGCGCGCAGTAAAGAACAATCTGCCTGCTCCCTCTGGGAAAGTTGAGGAACCAGAAGGCTCTCTTTGGACGCGCGTGCAACATGACCGAACCAGGCTCTACTTTTCGATGCGGAGGCTGAGGCTCAGAGCGAACGTCGCTGGCGGAGCGGGGACCCGCTGAGACTCCGCTGGAAGGAAAGCGAAAACTGACCGAGTCTGCGAGGGAATTTCCGAAGGCTTCCGCTCAGCGGAGCCTGAGTGGGTCGCTCTGAGAGGTGCGGGAGCAGTCGAGTCTCATTCCCCACGCAGTTGAACTCGGTCTAGTTTGGGAACGGGACTACTCTTTCCTTTGTTTTCTCCCCGTACGGGGGCTCCTTATGGCAGCTTGATTTTTAGCCTGTTGGGGCTTAGCCTATCGACCAGTGAACCTGTCGAAGGATACTCATGGGGAAGATCACTCAACTCAAGATCGAGCTGGAACAAGAAGAAGATGGCCGGTGGATCGGCGAGGTGCCGACCCTACCTGGGGTAATGGCCTATGGCCAGACGAAGGCTGCTGCCCTTGCGGCGGTCCAAGCTCTGGCGCTTCGGGCAATGGCCGATCGCCTCGAACATGGCGAAGCCGTACCTGAGGACCTACTGAACGTGTCGTTCATTGCGGCATGAGCCGGTGGCCTTCGACCCAGTCCTCGCGCGTTCTTTCCGCCCTCCTTCGCATCGACTGGCAGATTAAGCGTACAAGTGGCTCCCATCGCACGTTGCAAAAGACCGGCTGGCCGGATGTCGTCTTTGCTTTTCACGAGCGTGATGAAATCGGCCCGCGCATGTTGGCGCGCCTTTCGAAGGTGACCGGTCTCACACCTGACGATTTATGCGGAGTGCAGAAACCGCTTACCTGCACCGTCGAAACAGGAGGGCTGGAAGTCTCTGCTGATTGCTCTCCAGCCCTCCACCGAGCCTCATTCAAGAATCACTTCTCTGCAACCATCCCCATGCCATAGCTAAGACTCCAAGCAAACAGGCATACAGCACGCCATTGAACAACATTGCGATCTCCATGATGTTCCTCCTTCCAGGAAACGTTTGCAGTCTTTACTCATCTCCAGTGATGAGTTGAATTGTGCCTGCAGTATCCCGGTAGGGCACAGGCCGTGCCGTGCTCATTCTTTTCAACCGCTCGGTCACAACTCATTGGAATACAGGGATTTCTTGCAGTGACTAATAAGGGGAAGTGCATGAGGACGAAGGTAGCCCACGATGAGTCGCGTCTGCTCGCGAGCTCGGCGCGCGAAGGATCGCGTGCTGTTCCTTCAAAAAGGAGAGATGAGATAGGCAGACCATGCGGAGCGGATGTTCTGGGTCTTTAGCCGGCAGGCGATCGCTTCATTCCAAACTGCTTCATCCGGCTGCGCAACGTGCTTGGAGGGATTCCCAAACGCACAGCCGCGCCATCCGGACCGGCGATACGCCAATCTGTCAGTGCGAGGGTCTGCAGAATATGCCGGCGCTCGAGTTCTTTGAGATCCGCTGGTGGCTGGGTAGGAACCGATGAGGTCTGTGAACCCAAGACATGGTCGTCGATCCGCAACACCGGTTCACGAGAGAGGATCAGCGCACGCTCGATCACATTTTCCAGTTCACGGACGTTGCCAGGCCAAGGGTATCGCATCAA
Encoded proteins:
- a CDS encoding type II toxin-antitoxin system HicB family antitoxin; amino-acid sequence: MGKITQLKIELEQEEDGRWIGEVPTLPGVMAYGQTKAAALAAVQALALRAMADRLEHGEAVPEDLLNVSFIAA
- a CDS encoding type II toxin-antitoxin system HicA family toxin, with the protein product MSRWPSTQSSRVLSALLRIDWQIKRTSGSHRTLQKTGWPDVVFAFHERDEIGPRMLARLSKVTGLTPDDLCGVQKPLTCTVETGGLEVSADCSPALHRASFKNHFSATIPMP